TGTAAAGTGTTGCAGGCCAAAAATCCATATTGCAACAGCCCAGAAAAATAgacaaagaaattcaaaaattgcGTTGAAAGGTAAATGAATTCAATCCAAGCCCAAGTCATCCCtcacaagatgaattctccaATGAGTAAAGCAAAAAAAGATTTAGACGGGCCAAGCAAATCAAACCCGATCCAAGCCCGTATCCATCACTCCAAGCTTATCCATCTCATTTGCTTTTACCAAAAGCAACGTTCACTTTTCCTGTTTTGGTCAGAACTAAAAGAAAGTGAGAGAAAGATTCCTCCATAAGCTGTtcacagaagaagaaagaaagagaaggtgaGACAAGAAAGGTTGAGGTCAAATCAGTAtaatcaaaccaaatcaagcttaggcAAAGGTTAAAGATAACCCATTTCCTATTGCATGtatattgctttcttttcttcttcacaaATCTCTGCCTGTCCAAAAATGGGATACAAGGAAAAGTTGATTTCTACTCTAATCTGCTGTGTATCTACGATCACAAGTGAGTCTTAGGGACCAAGTAACTTCTCAATCGCCAAGATTTGGGTTTACTATTAAGGAAATTTGTTTTCTGCTTTCCTATGGTTTCGGTCAACTAGAGAAGGTTAGAACCAAAGTTTCTATTCTGACGATAAATGAAAAAAAGTGAGTTGgtgggttggtgaagcacaCTGCTCAAGGATTGACCTAGGGAGAGCAACACAGCAACATGCAAGAAGATAAAAGAAGTTTTGGTGTTCATTCAGAAGCCAAGGAGAGATAACCCAGTGTATTAGGGTTATGTTCTGTGAAGAAGTTCTCTGAAGAAGTTCTTCTACTTGGACAGTGCTCTCTTTCAAAGAAGCGTTCCGCCAAAATGAAGAACTGAATAAGAGATATGCAAAtctggtttatcacatagcaaaAAGGTTGTTGAagagtcaatctccttcatgtttttacagattgtattttacttttcaatgtttatctttctgtaatttcttgagtgaaaaggcatattgagagagctcaagtaaaagccaatgAGTGAAAAGaagctgagtgatacacttgagaaaaaagtctagagttattttagatttctttaggtAAGTTTgcgtcttgtatcttgtacctgtgaggtacccctttcttagttgggttagcactaagaggaagagttaggtattagcatagccaatgtcaagttaggttagaacttgaatgTGAGAGGATTGTGTTTAtcttgtgaaattggtgtatgtaatactttaactatagtgaaaatttcaCCACAACACGTAGGTTGCAGAGCACAaggcaactgaaccaggatacatgatggTGTTAGCTTTCCTCTTCTCTGTTctgttctattttctgatattcatgagacaaaaataaattgtctcataaattttcactgctgagttcaaacagaatcagaattgaaagttAGCTTCAAAGGGTTAAGTTTAGTAACTTAAAAGataggcatagattcaaccccctttctCTAAGCCTATTACAACCTTCAAGTTCTAAGTGGGTAAACAAGTTGTTAATGTAGCAAGGTGAGCATCGCGTCTCAAATAATTTTGTTGAGCAAAAATTAGGATAAGAATGACGTCACAAAATATAACCAAGCATGTTCTTTTAAGGggtaagtattgttttggtccctaacgttgaGGGTCAGAATCGAAACTGTCCCCgacgtaattttttatttagaatcatcgttaacatttttttcatattaaaatcgtcctttcaaatttttctggacaaaaatacccttcaTCACTACTGGCACCTTTACCTCCACCATCGGCACTGGCGCCGGCACCGGCACCAACACCAACACTAACACCAGCACTAACACCGGCACCAACacctccacctccacctccaAGAATAACAGCATCAACAAAGAAGCAGAAAATCAACAAATCAACACAAATTTAACACAAGCAGAAATAGAAAGTAACAAATCAACAAATCAACACAAATTCAACAAATCCAATAACTAAATCAACACAAGAAGAAGCACAAATTCAACAATGGAGAAGTAGAAGCAAAAACTCAagcacaaagaaaaaaattcaacaagaaagagaaacagaagtagaaaattcaagCACAAAGCCAAATCAACAGAGAAGCACAAAGCCAAATCAGAAATTCAAAGCACAAAGAAGCAGATGCAGAAGGCGAAGTAGGACCATCGGCAGCTTGTGGGCGACGGAGCGATGGCGGCTGGGTAGATCGGCGGTGGCAGGAGCATGCATGACCGGCGGTGACACACTCCACGGTTGGGTAGATCGGCAGCTCGGACTCCCCTTCCCGATGACGCACTCCACGGTGGCGGCAGAAGCATGCATGAAGAGAAGGCAGAGACGTCTTCCTCAGGTCGTGGTTCTGGCAGTGGCTTATGGGCGGACCGGCGACGATGAAGGTGTCGGATGGTGGCGGCGGCTATGGCGATGGACTCCTCCCCTCCCTCCTGCGTTTCCTAAAAGgatattttaatacaaaaaaaacattaaggatgattctaaatCAAAAATTATGTCGGGGACGGTTTCGATTCTGGCCCtcaacgttagggaccaaaacaatacttatcccttcTTTTAATCATGTAAACAATGGGATACCTTTTTATCCATCTGATTTTGTGTTCGGCCGGTGTGAAAATGGGTTGTTGGAGCACCATGAAAATTTACTCACGCAGTAACCCCCTGAAATCTAAGTTTCTAACTCTAACAAAAGAAGCAGACAACCTGCAGCCAAATAATATCATTAATAGCATAAACTTACCTTTCAATCGATGTAACTTTAATTATTGGAGCTAGATGGCCTCAGAAGATAATACTGATGTATCGAAGCCGAAAAGAAATTATTCGCATTGAAGATTTTAGCTTATTTCTAATATCTGATATGCTTCGGAAGATTTATTGAAATCAATCCTCCAAATGTCCCTATAGTAACCATCtttatttaagataaaaaactTATTCATACAAACATAGCATCAACTATGAAGATCAACTCTCCAACCACATACTGAAGTAACAATCCAAATAAATAAGCGCAAGATCTATCAGAAAGACCAACCATCCAATACCCTACTAAAGCGGCCATCCAAATGGCTTacgaaaattattaataaaccAAGAGGAGTAGCACAGCTGTCAATTACAACCACACCAATCATCAATGAAAACTATTTTCACACAATACATCAACTTGGCAGACCAAGAAAGCAATTTTTTTATCCAGAAAAAGCCATGCGAAAAAATGAATCATAAATTAACTATCCAGTTCAGATATAATCCGGTTTGAGcattttgaatgaaaatgtttacttaacaaacacaaaccaaataaaaactgaaaaaaaaataaaacacatcAAATGTATTCAAAGAAGCCTTCAACATAATAACATCAAAATAGCATTCACGGTCATTGAAATCAATTCTCCCGATTTTTCTGTATTAACATCATCTATCAAAAACAACCATCCGATTACATACTAAAGTAACCATCCAATTAAATAAGTCCAAGATCTATGATAAAGACCAACCATCAAATCACATAATAAAGTAGAATGTTTAGAAAGGATAAAATGCAAAAAAGACACAATTAAGGTTACGTTTCTCTTCTAAGCACGAGATTCATTGATGGCCCTAAGATGTTTTCTAATAGCctggaaaaaaaatgaaagatacAAGAGttaacttgaatctaaaaaggcTTCAAATGAAAGAATgaatacaaaaaatagaaagtaGACATTGTGCTGTAAATTTAGAGAAACCAAAATAAACAGAGTGAAAATGAATACATAATGAACACTAGAGAAAAGGGATTCACCTCCTTGCAATTAAGGACAACTGTTTAAAAGTTTGAATTTGGGATAGTGAGATTTCTCTAGCTTCCTAAGGCACACACAAAAAATAGTGAACATTGTATACTTATCCTACTCCTGTAGTTGGGACCAtgagtgaaaaataataaatgaaaacaTAATCAAATTTGGTATGAACAAAATAGTAGAACATAATTTTGCACCTGAACTCCCTCAACCGTTTCTTTATATCCAGATAGCAGATATTCCCTTAGTGAAAATCTGGTGGTCCAAGCCTgagaaaaaagttatttaattttaattacacaacaataataaaagctTTCAGGTAATGCTTTGGGTAAATAAACAAAAGCAATAtagaaagaatttgaaaatgttGTACATGCAAAATTGAAACTAAGAAAAACTTGCAAGACTAACCATCCAATATCCTGCTAAAGCGACCATCCAAATGGCTTACAAAAGTTATCAATGTACTAAGTGGAGCAGCACAGCCGTCAATTACAACCACACCAATCATTAATGTAAACTATTTTCACACAATGCATCAACTTGGCAGTCCCAGAAAGTAATTTTTTCATCTAGAAAAAGCCAGGCgaataaataaatcataaattagCTATCCAATTCAGATCATAATCCGATTTGAGCATCTTGAATGAATTTgtttacttaacaaacacaaaccaaataaaaaatgaaagaaaaataaaacacatcAAATATATTCAAAGAAGAATTCAACATAATAACATCAAACTAGCATTCACGATCATTAAAATCAATTCTCTAAATTTTCCTGTATTGACATCATCTATCAAAACCAACCATCCGACTACATACTGAAGTAACTATccaagtaaataagctcaaaatattgataaataacAACCATCCAACACCCTACTAAAGTAACTATCCAATAAGTATCAACCAAATATCAACAATGGTAAGCTAGTTTACGTCACATTGCATGCAAAGGTCCGCACACGGGGGGTGGGgggaatttaaaattgttatgcTATATAAACAAGATTACCAAACTTTTTTAACTATTCTCACGCTAAAGTTAAATCAATTGCAACAATCTCAACCAACATCATATTCCACATGCTCTAGGATACTAAAATTGCACTTAATACTTTCTCACCATGTAGAATCAATCGTATCAGCAGCAAAACCTGGCCTGTCTATAGTACAACATGCAACAGCGATGACAAGTCGTGAAATGAACAACTCAACCCACTTACCGTGGATGGTTAGCATAGTTCTAGTTATGATGTTTGTGGTGGCCCCGGTGAATGGTTCACGATTAGGCGGCAAAATTTCCAGGCTCACGACGGGGATGCTAGAGACCACGGCGTCCGAGCGAGGATAATTGGCGCTGCTGCTCGATTCGGCGGTGACAGCTCACTGGGCTGCAGTTCGGGTCGGAGGCGTTGCGCGCGGAGGATGGGCTGCAGTGACGGTGGAATGTGCAATGGCAATAGGACGAAGGATTTGAGGCCAGCGAGGAAGGATGCTCACGAAGAAAGGTTGCCGTCCGGGGTTGCAAGTTTCGGCGCATACGGCTGGACAGCGTCCGGGGTCTGTGAAGCGAATGGGAGGGGTTTTGGGCCGGGAGGGGGGAGGCTAACCGTAAGAGACAAAAGGGTTTGGGTTAAtaggaaaaaattgaaaatagggATAAATTAGTGGTAGGATAAATTAAAACTGAACAGTAGGCcattagaaattaggataaatcaggattaatttattcttttaatttaaattagaccaAATAAACACTTCATTGTAATCATTATATACATCATTATCTCTCTAACGAGActctttaatatatattataaattttaattttgatacactaaaaatataaaatattttacactttTGTTCTTAGTgtttatatatcaaaattaaattctattttgaATAGTTGATTtgatatcaaatttaataactaaactaATTGCAACGTGAAAGACACTACACTAGTCTTCACTGCAACTGACGATCAACAGGGGTGGAGTTCCACCTCCATGCACGGCGGTCGGCCTTGGGAGACTTCATGATCTCTCTTATCCCCTCCGTGAACATCCTCTGCTCCCTTGTATCACTGTCAAATCCAAAGTCAACCAGTCTGCTATTAATATCCATAGGTCGAATCACGATGAACATAGCATCTTTCCACATGCATTTCGCCATAGGTAGTTCCAATAACGGCACGTACCACATCTGTAACAAATACaccgcttcttctccctcttcttcttccctccacGAATCTCTCATATCGCCAATATCATCCTCCGTCATCGATAATATTCCCTCCCTCTTTGCATCGGTCACTTTCACCTTCTTCAGCGTTGCGAACTGTGTCGCCATCTCCCTCGCTAGGCGATATCTCGCGTACGCATCTCTGAAACTCAAGTTCATGCGTTGCTCCCTCTCCTTGAACTGTGTTAGCGCCCCCGACTTCAGACACCAGTCGCCGCCACCGACGAAGTAGCGAAGCTTTTTCGAGCAGCAGAGCAATGTCCAACTCTTTAACCTGCCGCTGAATCTGGCTTTCCACTTGAAGATTTCGTCACTGGATCTTGTAATCCCGGCGTCAGTAATATCGGAATGAATCTCTACCCGGAGGTACGAGATATGGCTGAATAGTCTAAGGCGCCGACACGGAGTATCGTCGGAGGAGAAGGGGACTTCTTGTTTGTTGCTTGTGGTGGGGGCGGCAGTCGGAACATAGCAGTTTTGGAGGAGCTTGGTGGCTAAGTAATTAACGCCGGATTTAACGTGTTTTACGAAATTACCCTTGTTGTTGTGGTTCCTGTCGAGAGAGTGGGAGTTAGAAGAGCGAGGGGCAATGAGAGAGAGCGATACGACATCGGTTTGGGGGATGAGAGAGGCAAGATGCTTGTTGACGGAGAAGCACCTAACAAGGGTCTTGGCATCTTTTACTTTGTTGAAGATAATAAGGATTACATCGTCTGGAAGAAGCTCAAATAGATTATTATTTGATTGGTGGTGTTTTTGTTtcaatttagaaagaaaatccATGCCTGATGAAATTCAAACGAATGGAATGAAAATTGACAAGGTGTAAATGATTATGAAAGTTTGGGGCGGAATATCATACGGTATATAGGTATATATGTAAGGGTAAAACCGTAGAAACTTGACACCAACAATtgttttttcttgttattattgTATATACGGAATCTACAGATTATAGAATATCCCTGTTGCGGGATGTAGTTGAACATTTTGTTATGCTTGAGATTGTAACATTTTGTTGCCAACAATTTTCAGTTTCGTCAGCTGTTGTTTTCACATAACAGAACTTTTTGGAGATCATGTGAACAATTTGTGTTGGTAACAATTAACTTAATACCTAATTAGTTAATCAATATTTAACTAACTCTTGTGATATTAATGTACATATCAAATTATCAATTGCATTCTCCAATAAAAGCCATAAAAATTACTAATGCTATATACCCACCATAAAAagtaactttaatttatttggcGTTACCGTTATTGTAATGACACATTACCATATTTAACGTTAAAAaactgagaaaaaaaataaagaaaagtatagatagacaacgaaaatattaaataatgtgaacaatgaATACAtcggatgttcaattcattagaTGTCCAAATGGTTAtcataatattaagatttagatgGATAATTTAAAAGTACAGtgtgtttttaatttattaagtcaattttagaatctattattcacattattcacAAAAACTATTGTCTCCCTAACAAagtccaaaaaataaatatacaaaagaaAACTAAAGAAGTGTTAACCTTTTCCCCAACTAGGGAATTAACAGAAGAAACAAGTCTATTTATTAAAGTCTTCAAAccaaaacatattaaaataaaataataacgaCGAAGATACTAGATAC
The Arachis duranensis cultivar V14167 chromosome 5, aradu.V14167.gnm2.J7QH, whole genome shotgun sequence genome window above contains:
- the LOC107490104 gene encoding F-box protein AUF2-like; the protein is MDFLSKLKQKHHQSNNNLFELLPDDVILIIFNKVKDAKTLVRCFSVNKHLASLIPQTDVVSLSLIAPRSSNSHSLDRNHNNKGNFVKHVKSGVNYLATKLLQNCYVPTAAPTTSNKQEVPFSSDDTPCRRLRLFSHISYLRVEIHSDITDAGITRSSDEIFKWKARFSGRLKSWTLLCCSKKLRYFVGGGDWCLKSGALTQFKEREQRMNLSFRDAYARYRLAREMATQFATLKKVKVTDAKREGILSMTEDDIGDMRDSWREEEEGEEAVYLLQMWYVPLLELPMAKCMWKDAMFIVIRPMDINSRLVDFGFDSDTREQRMFTEGIREIMKSPKADRRAWRWNSTPVDRQLQ